Below is a genomic region from Chthoniobacterales bacterium.
TCGAAGACGGGCAGCACGGACTTGCGGCTGACCGAGGTCCAGCAGCCGAAGACGACGGCGACCTTGTCGACTTCGAGGAGCTGCTTGGCCTTTTCGGCGAAGAGCGGCCAGTTCGATGCGCCGTCGACGACGACGGGCTCGATCTTCTTGCCGAGCACGCCGCCCTTGGCGTTGATCTCGTCAAAGGCGAAAAGCAGGACGTCGCGCAGCGAGGTTTCGCTGATGGCCATGGTGCCGCTGAGCGAGTGGAGGACGCCGACTTTGACAGTGTCGTCGGCGGCGTGGAGCGGAGAGAGCGCTCCGACCGACAGGCCGACGCCGGCCGCGAGCGCACTGATGGATTTGAGGAGTTTCATGAGTTTGTTGGGACGGGGTCTTTGGTTGGTGGTTTGTCAGGGAGCGCCCGCCCGAAGACGGGCGCTCCCCGATGTGGTGAGGTTAGAAGGACAGTTTGATGCCGATGTTGCCGGTCACGAAGTTGTTGGCCGGGTTGCTCGGAAGGACGTAGTTGTTGGTGTTGTAGTAGGTGATGCCGCCGTGGAGCTCCCAGCTGCCCGGGAGGTAGGGGATCGGCACGCTGCCGTTCAGGCCGAGGGCCGTGTAGGCATAGCCACCGCCGGCGCCGTGGTAATACTTGGTGCAGAAGCCCATCGCCGCGGAGGGGGTGATGGTGAGCGGCCCGATCTTGATGTTGTAGCTGAGGTTCGGGACGAAGAACGTGCCGTTCTGGCCGCCGCCGCCTTCGGCCGCGCCGGGATCGAGACGGTTGTGGAAGGTGATCGCCGGATTCAGGAACATGTTGTTCGAGTATTTCAGGATCACGTCGAGGATCTGCTCGGTCTGGCCGCCGTAGTTCCATGCCTGGTAGAGCACGGTGGCGGACAGGTCCTTGTAAGCATAGGATGCGCCAGTCCAGACATCGACTTCCTGGATCATGCCGCCGATGGACGAACGGGTGTTGTTATTGACGTCCCACCACGTGCCGACGACGAACGTCAGGCCGGGCACGGGAGTCGCCCAGGCCAGTTCCATGGACGGGTTGAAGACGCCTTTGTTCCAGTTCGTCCCTCCGCCCCAGACGTCAGCGCCGTAGGAGATGAAGTGACTGTTCAGGTCGAAGGACATCCAGCCGCTGAAGGCAGGCTTTTCCTCGACTTCCACGACGACTTCCTTCTTCGCGGCCATCTCGGTCCCGGCCTGGCAGGGCGCGTGAACGAGAAGGGCGACGGCGGCAGTCGCGACGATGCTCGATGGCAATTTTCGTAACATGGGTGTTGTTCCTTTGTTTGTTTGTTTTTTAAGGCATCCGCCCGTCGAAGGACCGGCGAATGACAAGGCGCGAACCCAGCACGAAATGCACCGCGACAGCGCTGCGAAGCAGTCTTGTCCGCGAACCGGGCAGACTATTCCGCGAATCGGGCAGACGCTCCGACTCGCCGTGCCAACTTCATCCGCGCCGGAGGAGCGACTGCAGCCGGGAGCGAGCCGCGCGACGAATTTTGACCAGCTCCGGTCGCCCGTGGATCGTCAGGTGCGCGGAATCGCGCGAGCTGACTTTCATTTCCTCGAGGTGCTCGAGATTGAGGATGAAGGAACGATCGAGGCGCACAAACTTCGTGTGGGCGAGCATGCCCTCCCACACGCCCATGGTGCGGTCGATGAGCAGAGCCTCGCCATCGAGCAGCCAGACGGTGCTGTAATTGCCATCGGCAACGATGTGCGTGATCTGCCGCACGAGCACGACGCGCAGGCCCTTGCTGGTGCGGAGGAAGACGCGGTCCTCCTCGCGCACGGCCTCCGGGGGGTGCTCGGCGTCGCTCACCCGCCGGCCGAGGCGACTGAGCGCGAGGGCGAGGCGATCCTCGAATACGGGTTTCAACAGATAGTCGATCGCGTTCACCTCGAAGGCTCGCACGGCATATTGCTCATAGGCGGTGACGAAGATGATCTCCGGCACGTGGCTGATCCGCGAAAGCAGCTCGAAGCCCGACCCTTTCGGCATCTGGAGATCGAGGAAGAGCAGCGTGGGATGGAGCGCATGGCAGGCCTCGGCGGCCTGGGCGACATTCGCGGCCTCGCCGACAATCTCCACTTCGGGGTGCGCCTGGAGTAATTCCCGCAGGTGGCTCCGGGCGGGAGCCTCGTCATCGATCAGAATGGCGCGCCACATCACGAGGGGTCCATGCGCTGGCGCAGTTCGTAATTCTGCAGCCGCACGTCGTAGTCGTGGTCCATCTGGATTTCCACGAGTGCGATGACCTCGCCGTTGCGTTCACCGATCTCGAAGCGGTGCCGGTCCGGGTAGATGGATTCCAGCCGCCGGCGGAGGTTGTCGATGCCGCAGCCGGAGGCCTGGTTCTTCTGCCAGGGCTGCGGCTCGAGCCAGTGCCCGGAGTTGCAGACCTCGATGCGCAGCGCGTGGGGGCTCGTCTCCGCAGCGATACGCAGTCGCAGCGGCATCTCGCTGGTCTCGCGACCATACTTGATCGCGTTTTCGACGAGAGGCTGGACGATCACGCCGGGCACGCCGGCCGAGCGGGCCATCGGGCTGACGGCGAGTTCGAGCACGAGATCGCCTTCGAAGCGCGATTTTTCGACCTCGAGGTAGCTCGAGATGGCGTCGATCTCCGCGCCGAGCGAGACGAAACCCTCGTGGCGGCACGCCAGCGAGTAGCGCAGGTAGTCGGAGAGGCCCTTCACCAGCGCGGTGACCTTGGGATTCCCGCGGCCTTCGCTGAGGATGGTGTTGAAGGCATTGAAGAGGAAGTGGGGGTTCGTCTGCGAGCGGAGCATCTGCAGCTCTGCGTCGTGGCGCAGGCGCTCCGCGTCGACGAGCTGCCGCGTCTTTTCCCGGGTTTCGAGCAGGGCCTGGATCGAGAAATACAATCCGCTCCACGCCACGAAGAGCAACGTGCGGAGGCAGAAGATGTAACCGGTGTAGTTTGCCTCGGACACGTGGAGAGCGTTCGCGCCGACGAATTTCTCGACTTCGAGGAAAATCAGGGAGTCCAGCCCGGCGGCGAGGACGGAGATCGCGACCATCAGCGGTGCGAGCACCCATGCATCGAACCGCCGGATGTTCGTCCGCCGATAGATCTCGCGCAGGCCGATCGTGAGCAGAAAGCCGATGAACTCCTGCGTGAGGCCCATCCAAAGGCCTGTCGAGATCGAGGTGTAGTGATAGAAATGGAGCGGGAGCGCCCAGATCGTCCATCCCGCGAATCCGAGAATCTGGAAGCGCCAGAATGGGGGCGTCCGGTCCAGAATGGCTCTCCGCAGGCTGCCTTTTCGCGGCTGCCAGTATTGAACGAGATCGCCGAAATAGGTGATGGGGAGGTTCAAGATCGAAAATGCGTCCGGCGGAGGGGCCGCATGTTTCGTGCCTGATGAAATAAATTTTCAGCGCCCTCTGCCGCCCGCTTCGCCTTCGTCGATCCGGGCGGCGAGATCGAAGTCGAGATGCGTGACGCCGCCGCGACTGTGGGTGGCGAGCCGGAGCGTGACCTTGTTCCAGCGAATGTCCACGTCGGGATGATGATTCGCGGCCTCGGCCAGCGGGGTCACCCGATTCACGAACGCCACCGCGGCGACGAAGTTCTCGAACGCGAACGTCCGCACGATTTCGGAGCCCTCGCGGCGCCAGTCCGGAACGCCGGGCAGGCGTCTGGCGATTTCATCCTCGGAAAGAAGGGCGGGCACGATCTCAGGGTAAAAGAAACCCTTTGCCCGGGCAAGGGGCCTTGTGTAGCCTGCCGAGTTCCCAACCCCGCACTTTTCTCATGGGCAAAATTTACAACAACATCGTCGAAACCGTCGGGCGCACGCCGCTCGTGAAACTCAACCGCGTGACCGCCGGCCTGCCTGCGACGATTGCGCTCAAGTGCGAGTTCTTCAATCCGCTCGGCAGCGTCAAGGACCGCATCGGTTCCGCGATGATCGAGGATGCGGAGTCGAAGGGGCTGATCAACGAGCACACGCTTATCGTCGAGCCGACCAGCGGAAACACGGGCATCGCGCTCGCGTTCGTCGCCGCGGCGAAGGGCTACAAGCTCGTGCTCACCATGCCCGAGACGATGAGCCTCGAGCGCCGCACGCTGCTCGCGATGCTGGGTGCGAAACTCATTCTCACGCCGGGTGCCGAAGGCATGAAGGGCGCCATCGCGAAGGCCGAGCAGATCGTTGCCGAGAATCCGAATGCCTGGATGCCGCAGCAGTTCAACAACCCCGCGAATCCTGCGATCCACCAGAAGACGACCGCCGAGGAAATCTGGGAGGACACCGCCGGCGCCATCGACATTCTTGTCGCGGCCGTCGGCACCGGTGGCACGGTCACGGGCGTGAGCGAAGTTCTCAAGACCCGCAAGGCCGATTTCAAGGCCGTCGCGGTCGAGCCGAAGGATTCTCCGGTCATCACGCAGACCCGCAACGGCGAGACGGTGAAACCCGGTCCGCACAAGATCCAGGGCACCGGCGCGGGCTTCGTTCCGAACAACCTGCATCTCGCCGCGATCGACGAGGTCGTTACGGTCAGCAACGACGACGCCTTTGCCATGGCGCGCCGCCTCGCGAAGGAGGAAGGCCTGCTCGTCGGCATCAGCACCGGCGCGAATGTCCACGCCGCGA
It encodes:
- a CDS encoding LytTR family DNA-binding domain-containing protein; this translates as MWRAILIDDEAPARSHLRELLQAHPEVEIVGEAANVAQAAEACHALHPTLLFLDLQMPKGSGFELLSRISHVPEIIFVTAYEQYAVRAFEVNAIDYLLKPVFEDRLALALSRLGRRVSDAEHPPEAVREEDRVFLRTSKGLRVVLVRQITHIVADGNYSTVWLLDGEALLIDRTMGVWEGMLAHTKFVRLDRSFILNLEHLEEMKVSSRDSAHLTIHGRPELVKIRRAARSRLQSLLRRG
- a CDS encoding histidine kinase translates to MNLPITYFGDLVQYWQPRKGSLRRAILDRTPPFWRFQILGFAGWTIWALPLHFYHYTSISTGLWMGLTQEFIGFLLTIGLREIYRRTNIRRFDAWVLAPLMVAISVLAAGLDSLIFLEVEKFVGANALHVSEANYTGYIFCLRTLLFVAWSGLYFSIQALLETREKTRQLVDAERLRHDAELQMLRSQTNPHFLFNAFNTILSEGRGNPKVTALVKGLSDYLRYSLACRHEGFVSLGAEIDAISSYLEVEKSRFEGDLVLELAVSPMARSAGVPGVIVQPLVENAIKYGRETSEMPLRLRIAAETSPHALRIEVCNSGHWLEPQPWQKNQASGCGIDNLRRRLESIYPDRHRFEIGERNGEVIALVEIQMDHDYDVRLQNYELRQRMDPS
- the cysK gene encoding cysteine synthase A, producing MGKIYNNIVETVGRTPLVKLNRVTAGLPATIALKCEFFNPLGSVKDRIGSAMIEDAESKGLINEHTLIVEPTSGNTGIALAFVAAAKGYKLVLTMPETMSLERRTLLAMLGAKLILTPGAEGMKGAIAKAEQIVAENPNAWMPQQFNNPANPAIHQKTTAEEIWEDTAGAIDILVAAVGTGGTVTGVSEVLKTRKADFKAVAVEPKDSPVITQTRNGETVKPGPHKIQGTGAGFVPNNLHLAAIDEVVTVSNDDAFAMARRLAKEEGLLVGISTGANVHAAIEIAKRPENAGKLIVTVACSTGERYLSTALAEEARAQVGA
- a CDS encoding 4a-hydroxytetrahydrobiopterin dehydratase; translation: MPALLSEDEIARRLPGVPDWRREGSEIVRTFAFENFVAAVAFVNRVTPLAEAANHHPDVDIRWNKVTLRLATHSRGGVTHLDFDLAARIDEGEAGGRGR